Genomic segment of Nilaparvata lugens isolate BPH chromosome 6, ASM1435652v1, whole genome shotgun sequence:
TTTAATAACCACATCGTtcataaaaagtttttttttttattttaatagataCCACAAACCTAATACTACTACTGAATATTAAATAAGTAATCAAAATACgacaatacaataatacaaactGCAGATTACACTTGCCGCTCTGCCGCTCAAAGAAATGCCAAAAGTTTAATGCTTGCTTGATTTCATCGATAGATACAACCAGCTGACTATTATCTATTATTCTTCAAGGTCAACCGTGTTTTgagtatatttatcaattttatcatgATTTGTGGAttttgttgattttattgaacattttttaaCACTTGAACAGGAAATGATCAATTACAGTGATATTCAAAAAACATTCAAACCAAAACTATATTATCTGTAATGGCACATGCGCATTACAGATAGAGAAAGTATCAGCCGTCAGAAGTGCAGAAGCTGCTGTCACCTGACATGCtgtcaatatttttgtaataaataatactgaTGAACATTATTGCGATAAAAAACTGTGTTGATTTaatcaatgttttttttaattgaatcaattaatatattttttactgtGTTTCATACTATTTGCAGAATTTATTGTGTTCCACTTAGTTTATGCAATGGAGAATTCCAACAGaggtaagtacagtatattaaaTGTCTAAAAAACGTTTTATTTTCTGTAAACGCACTATCtaaattttgtgatttttgaaATACCGTTACTTATAAACAATTATTTAACCCTAAGTGATTCACTGCAGAAATGTTTATCCATATTTTTAGGTTATAAGATATATTGAAACTAGTTATGTAAAAAAGCTCCTTGACAACGACTATGTATACCATGCACAGCTGCACAGGATATCATACCAATAACCTGGTGAGGGCAATATGTACCCTAACAATCGTAAATCGTCCAAGAAGCTTAATCAAGAGCGCACTTGATACTGTCAGTATAATGGAGTGCACAGTCCGCGGTAAAAAAACATGCAACTAATCTAAAAGTGAAACTGCAGTAACTTATTCTTTAGCAGCGTGTCGAGACGCGCGGCTATAGGAAGGCGTCTTAGACGCGTCGTTAGGGCATTCCCAACATGTGATCAAGGATGACACTCATGTAGTCTCAAGTTTGTAATGATTATCGCCGTCACGGCTTGAGCACTTAACCTttaaatttattagatttgATGAATCATTggatttttatgttttatgaacGTTATGGCTTTAGATGAATTGGAAGTATTGACTACGGTACTATATTgcttttacaataaattcatatCTAATAGATCATGGAATTTAATGGATTTATAATTTAGGTGCTCTAAACGTGACGGCTCTAAACACGCGTCTCAAAACGCCTGCTTATAGCCTTGCGTCTTGGGTCGCCGCTAAGGAATTGTACCTTTTCCCTTGAAACGCTTGGCCTCATAGAGCAGACCATACAAGATATGagtcattatttattttgcaaaaGTAAATATTCGGTCGGTATAGTATGGGCCCAAGTTTCACCATGCTCTGGAAAGGTTAGGAGAGCATTCAACAAAAACAGGGGAAATTTGGTATGTATTTTGGCTTGACTAAAAGGGTATGTTTCCTAAAACCACAAGCATATGGATAACTGATATAAGGGTGAGAGAATTTACATTTCTAGAAGATCAGTTGATGTGTTCTTGTGCAGTATTCACCACTCAAAGAAAAAGGATGATCCTTACATTGCTTTCAAAGCTAGCAGCAGTGAGTAATCTTTGTCTAACACCACGTTCCTCCAATAATCCCGGTGTCGTTCCGGGTCTGCTAGCCTCAGTCTGTGTATGGAAAGGTTTGGATCACCGGAAGGTACCAGTTCGAAACCTTGGCAGGTAGTTGAAATAGCGGTGTGGCGAGATGGCTCTGGAATGAGCTAGTACGCACCGGCCTATTTTGCACTCTATTCTCCTCTCCTGCCGGTGCGGCGGGGAAGTATTCGATCAGGAGATCGCTTTCTTTCACATACTGCCCGTATAGGTTTGGGAAGATTTACAACAAGGCAAGGGTTTATGAGGAAGAAAACGGAGTGGCTGTCAGACAGGGGTCTCACACTTTGGCCGCGCTGTAACTTGGCTATAACGCTTCCTCACTTACTTACCGGCCTCGGGATGGGTAATTAAGCCCTTGGTCTGGGGTTGTCGTGTTTCCGCCGCTCCGGATCTTGGTGATAACTCTCCATCACAGGATAAGACAGGATAAgggttttcaatttcaatctaatttattcacaacacacaaaaatacaatgaggaaaaacaataaacaatattgctttacaattgacaataataatattacgtTTTAGGCGAGGGTCGTGTGTGACTGCCGATGGAAAAAAACGGCCTCATCACTGCCTTGCTGACCTAGGAAGGCTAGGTTTTATAAGAGTCGGGGACCGGGTACAGTGCGTCCTGGGTAGTCCGAGAGAATACCAGAAGGCCGCACTACTCGGAGACTGGCCGGGATTTCGGTTAGAATGCCGGGGATAGCAGGAAACTGATATATCCGGAACTCGGGAGTTCCGGGTGCTTGACGGGATTCGGAAATAGGGAATTGAATTGCTTACATCACTTGACAAATACTTTGCAGATGTGGGTAAACTTCAGGCTCAAATCATTAATGCCCGCAATTATACTTGCGAAGCGGTTCCTAACCAGAATGATAATGCAATCCGTATAAATTCCACTTTTTTATGAGGCCGACCTGTTCCCTTGAAGTTGAGTCCACTATTAAAAGTTTCAGAAACAATTGTAGTCCTGGAATCAATGGTCTAAGTAATATTGCACTAAAGAAAATAGCACATTTCATATTAAAGCCTCTCTCATTCATATTCAATAGATCTTTTGAAGAGGGATATTTCCCAAAGCACTCCAAGgcagccaaaataaaacctcttttcaaacaaggtgaccctTCTAATCCCTGTAGCTATAGACCAATCAGTCTAATCAGCAATCTagctaaaataatggaaaaatttaTAAAGTCAAGATCCTCCTAATACTGATCCTCCTAATAGAATAGGGCAGCCCGTTGATAATGAAGAATTAAAGCTCCACTCTAAGTGCACTTTAAACCtaggtaattgtgattgtccaaCTATAAAAAAGTCACTAATATTAAATACTTGGGAATCATAATAGATGATCGTCTAAAGTGGGATGTACATATAAAAGTTTTAGAAATGGTATATCATGCTCTAGTTAAATCATTCTGCAGTATGATATAGCTGTTTGGGGGGGGGgttgtttcaactgtcatattgagGAATTATTCGTGGCGCAAAAActgatcattaaaattattctaaacaaaCCTAGATTGTACCCTACCGAGATGTTTTTTAGTGACTCTAAGGTAATGATAATATgccaattataaataaaaaccgtaattgaataattcatagaATATAAATCCCATTTTCCTCGcactttaaattcaatttcaataattatcatttaagacCCACTGCAAATAGATATGTCACATATCACAccaatattgaatgtttaagGAAACAGTTGATCTTTATAagcactaaaataataaaccttattccggacCACTTCCTTATAGACTCTAACATTAATAATAgaaagtaatcggcttgagttaacaaaaattgGGATATCTActtctgctatcttttctctatgataaaacttATCCCTGCCCAGGCTGCTCCCTCTGCGTGCATGCAGCAAGTGTTGTCACTAGTTGAAGATCCCGAAGCCATTCATCTCCTCTACCCTCTTTGAATCAAAGGGTTGTGGGGTAGGGAAGCGACAACAGAGTGGGCTGAGTGCCAATAGACCACTCAATAGCTCAGTGGCTGAGCTTGACTTTGGACAACGAAATGTTATCAGGTGAAAATagcaaaatattttctattcttcaaCAAAACCAACTTGATAAAATATGTTTAATCTGATTCTTTCTTATTTTACAGTTGCATATGATCCGGGATGGAATGATCCACCACTATTCTCTTACGACAGCCAGACTACTCAGGTGAAACAAGAGAAACGAGGAACTTTGCTAAATAAGAGAGTGGCCTTTCCTCTACAAAATGATGGCTCTAAAAATAATGGTCCATCAAATCATCCTCCCCTATCTGCACCACCTATTCCTGGTGCTATGCTCTCGCCCTCCCCCATCCCTAATAGCAATGCAGTGCCTAAGCAACCAGCCAGTGACAATGACCAAACTATTGTGCGAGAAGAAGCAATTGACgtgataatgaataatttaaactcagtCCTGGATAATATTTCTGAAAACAGTGAACTCCAAGTAAGTGGTTGAATCGTATCATCATTTACATGTATTTTGTGCTCTTCTATTGAttccataattttttttcatcaaatcaCCATTTATTTGGTCAATGATCCAATGAAGTATGTTTTTTCtcctttctgcactgaaatCTTATTCACTTAATTGTTACTTGAATTCATCCTTTTGACAGTCTGATTGCTGACGAACCATCATATATCTACATTCATATCTACATCtaattattataacaatgaTCTGCATTGTTTTTTAATGGTCTGATTAACATTATTCGACACCTGAGATCATGGATAAATGGCGATGACTTAAGGAATCCCTcatccatgaaattaataatgtAGTTCAATGTTTGTGAATATCTTTATGTTAAAATACATCCACTACATTATTCTTCTTTTACAAAATTTTCCAAGGTTTCCAAGAAAAATTCGTCCCTAcagtcaaattatttcaatcagacttataattaatttttttttgttttttttttagtaatatttTAGTTAGTTATAGCATTTCTTTTTTATTGAAGCACAACTAACTGCCTTTCATTTTGAGTACATTACATTACTATTCAACAACTTTCTGTTCTATTCTTTGACGAATCATCATTAAGGAAGAGTGTATGAGA
This window contains:
- the LOC111045713 gene encoding steroid receptor RNA activator 1, with protein sequence MENSNRVAYDPGWNDPPLFSYDSQTTQVKQEKRGTLLNKRVAFPLQNDGSKNNGPSNHPPLSAPPIPGAMLSPSPIPNSNAVPKQPASDNDQTIVREEAIDVIMNNLNSVLDNISENSELQEKVPEIRRRISMIEKLWKDGKFSNSIKQKILKLSEAIKSGDGESADHIQIGLMIDHAALCSSWMTGLRHLIHALRAS